In a single window of the Orcinus orca chromosome 9, mOrcOrc1.1, whole genome shotgun sequence genome:
- the PSMC2 gene encoding 26S proteasome regulatory subunit 7 yields MPDYLGADQRKTKEEEKEDKPIRALDEGDIALLKTYGQSTYSRQIKQVEDDIQQLLKKINELTGIKESDTGLAPPALWDLAADKQTLQSEQPLQVARCTKIINADSEDPKYIINVKQFAKFVVDLSDQVAPTDIEEGMRVGVDRNKYQIHIPLPPKIDPTVTMMQVEEKPDVTYSDVGGCKEQIEKLREVVETPLLHPERFVNLGIEPPKGVLLFGPPGTGKTLCARAVANRTDACFIRVIGSELVQKYVGEGARMVRELFEMARTKKACLIFFDEIDAIGGARFDDGAGGDNEVQRTMLELINQLDGFDPRGNIKVLMATNRPDTLDPALMRPGRLDRKIEFSLPDLEGRTHIFKIHARSMSVERDIRFELLARLCPNSTGAEIRSVCTEAGMFAIRARRKIATEKDFLEAVNKVIKSYAKFSATPRYMTYN; encoded by the exons CTCTGGATGAGGGGGATATTGCCTTGCTGAAAACTTAT GGTCAGAGCACTTACTCTAGGCAAATCAAACAGGTTGAAGATGACATTCAACAACTTCTCAAGAAAATTAATGAGCTCACgg GTATTAAAGAGTCTGACACTGGCCTGGCCCCACCAGCACTCTGGGATTTGGCTGCGGATAAGCAGACACTCCAGAGTGAACAGCCTTTGCAGGTTGCGAG ATGCACAAAGATAATCAATGCTGATTCGGAGGACCCGAAGTACATCATCAATGTGAAGCAGTTTGCCAAGTTTGTGGTGGACCTCAGTGATCAGGTTGCACCTACTGACATTGAAGAAGGGATGAGAGTTGG tgtGGACAGAAATAAGTATCAGATTCACATTCCACTGCCTCCTAAGATTGACCCAACAGTTACCATGATGCAG GTGGAGGAAAAACCTGATGTTACATATAGTGATGTGGGTGGCTGTAAGGAACAGATTGAGAAACTTCGAGAAGTAGTTGAAACCCCCCTACTTCAT CCAGAGAGGTTTGTTAACCTTGGCATTGAGCCTCCTAAGGGTGTGCTGCTCTTTGGTCCACCGGGTACAGGCAAGACACTCTGTGCTCGGGCAGTTGCTAATAGGACCGATGCTTGCTTCATTCGAGTTATTGGATCTGAACTTGTGCAGAAGTACGTCGGTGAG GGGGCTCGAATGGTTCGAGAGCTCTTTGAAATGGCCAGAACAAAGAAAGCCTGCcttatcttctttgatgaaattGATGCTATTGGAG GGGCTCGTTTTGATGATGGTGCTGGAGGTGACAATGAAGTGCAGAGGACCATGTTGGAACTGATCAATCAGCTGGATGGGTTTGATCCTCGAGGCAACATTAAAGTTCTGATGGCCACAAACAGACCTGACACTCTGGACCCCGCGCTGATGAGGCCCGGGAGACTGGACAGGAAGATTGAGTTTAGCTTACCTGATCTAGAG GGCCGGACTCACATTTTTAAGATTCATGCCCGTTCAATGAGTGTTGAAAGAGATATCAGATTTGAATTGTTAGCACGACTGTGTCCAAATAGCACTG GTGCTGAGATCAGAAGCGTCTGCACAGAAGCTGGTATGTTTGCCATCCGAGCACGGCGAAAAATTGCTACTGAGAAGGACTTCTTGGAAGCTGTAAATAAGGTCATCAAGTCCTATGCCAAATTCAGTGCTACTCCGCGCTATATGACATACAACTGA